From a single Pongo pygmaeus isolate AG05252 chromosome 12, NHGRI_mPonPyg2-v2.0_pri, whole genome shotgun sequence genomic region:
- the SUPT7L gene encoding STAGA complex 65 subunit gamma isoform X2, with amino-acid sequence MLRYWGEIPISSSQTNRSSFDLLPREFRLVEVHDPPLHQPSANKPKPPTMLDIPSEPCSLTIHTIQLIQHNRRLRNLIATAQAQNQQQTEGVKTEESEPLPSCPGSPPLPDDLLPLDCKNPSAPFQIRHSDPESDFYRGKGEPVTELSWHSCRQLLYQAVATILAHAGFDCANESVLETLTDVAHEYCLKFTKLLRFAVDREARLGQTPFPDVMEQVFHEVGIGSVLSLQKFWQHRIKDYHSYMLQISKQLSEEYERIVNPEKATEDAKPVKIKEEPVSDITFPVSEELEADLASGDQSLPMGVLGAQSERFPSNLEVEASPQASSAEVNASPLWNLAHVKMEPQESEEGNVSGHGVLGSDVFEEPMSGMSEAGIPQSPDDSDSSYGSHSTDSLMGSSPVFNQRCKKRMRKI; translated from the exons ATGTTGAGATACTGGGGAGAGATACCAATATCATCAAGCCAGACCAACAGAAGTTCCTTCGATTTGCTCCCACGGGAGTTCCGTCTGGTGGAAGTCCATGACCCACCCCTGCACCAACCCTCAGCCAACAAGCCGAAGCCCCCCACTATGCTGGACATCCCCTCAGAGCCATGTAGTCTCACCATCCATACGATTCAGTTGATTCAGCACAACCGACGTCTTCGCAACCTTATTGCCACAGCTCAGGCCCAGAATCAGCAGCAGACAGAAGGTGTAAAAACTGAAGAGAGTGAACCTCTTCCCTCGTGCCCTGGGTCACCTCCTCTCCCTGATGACCTCCTGCCTTTAGATTGTAAGAATCCCAGTGCACCATTCCAGATCCGGCACAGTGACCCAGAGAGTGACTTTTATCG TGGGAAAGGGGAACCTGTGACTGAACTCAGCTGGCACTCCTGTCGGCAGCTCCTCTACCAGGCAGTGGCCACAATCCTGGCCCACGCGGGCTTTGACTGCGCTAATGAGAGTGTCCTGGAGACCCTAACTGATGTGGCACATGAGTATTGCCTTAAGTTTACCAAGTTGCTGCGTTTTGCTGTGGACCGGGAGGCCCGGCTGGGACAGACTCCTTTTCCTGATGTGATGGAGCAGGTATTCCATGAAGTGGGTATTGGCAGTGTGCTCTCCCTCCAGAAGTTCTGGCAGCACCGCATCAAGGACTATCACAGTTACATGCTACAG ATTAGTAAGCAACTCTCTGAAGAATATGAAAGGATTGTCAATCCTGAGAAGGCCACAGAGGACGCTAAACCTGTGAAGATCAAGGAGGAACCTGTGAGCGACATCACTTTTCCTGTCAGTGAGGAGCTGGAGGCTGACCTTGCTTCTGGAGACCAGTCACTGCCTATGGGAGTGCTTGGGGCTCAGAGTGAACGCTTCCCATCTAACCTGGAGGTTGAAGCTTCACCACAGGCTTCAA GTGCAGAGGTAAATGCTTCTCCTCTTTGGAATCTGGCCCATGTGAAAATGGAGCCTCAAGAGAGTGAAGAAGGCAATGTCTCTGGGCATGGTGTGCTGGGCAGCGATGTCTTCGAGGAGCCCATGTCAGGCATGAGTGAAGCTGGGATTCCTCAGAGCCCTGATGACTCAGATAGCAGCTATGGTTCCCACTCCACTGACAGCCTCATGGGGTCCTCCCCTGTTTTCAACCAGCGCTGCAAGAAGAGGATgaggaaaatataa
- the SUPT7L gene encoding STAGA complex 65 subunit gamma isoform X1 — translation MNLQRYWGEIPISSSQTNRSSFDLLPREFRLVEVHDPPLHQPSANKPKPPTMLDIPSEPCSLTIHTIQLIQHNRRLRNLIATAQAQNQQQTEGVKTEESEPLPSCPGSPPLPDDLLPLDCKNPSAPFQIRHSDPESDFYRGKGEPVTELSWHSCRQLLYQAVATILAHAGFDCANESVLETLTDVAHEYCLKFTKLLRFAVDREARLGQTPFPDVMEQVFHEVGIGSVLSLQKFWQHRIKDYHSYMLQISKQLSEEYERIVNPEKATEDAKPVKIKEEPVSDITFPVSEELEADLASGDQSLPMGVLGAQSERFPSNLEVEASPQASSAEVNASPLWNLAHVKMEPQESEEGNVSGHGVLGSDVFEEPMSGMSEAGIPQSPDDSDSSYGSHSTDSLMGSSPVFNQRCKKRMRKI, via the exons ATACTGGGGAGAGATACCAATATCATCAAGCCAGACCAACAGAAGTTCCTTCGATTTGCTCCCACGGGAGTTCCGTCTGGTGGAAGTCCATGACCCACCCCTGCACCAACCCTCAGCCAACAAGCCGAAGCCCCCCACTATGCTGGACATCCCCTCAGAGCCATGTAGTCTCACCATCCATACGATTCAGTTGATTCAGCACAACCGACGTCTTCGCAACCTTATTGCCACAGCTCAGGCCCAGAATCAGCAGCAGACAGAAGGTGTAAAAACTGAAGAGAGTGAACCTCTTCCCTCGTGCCCTGGGTCACCTCCTCTCCCTGATGACCTCCTGCCTTTAGATTGTAAGAATCCCAGTGCACCATTCCAGATCCGGCACAGTGACCCAGAGAGTGACTTTTATCG TGGGAAAGGGGAACCTGTGACTGAACTCAGCTGGCACTCCTGTCGGCAGCTCCTCTACCAGGCAGTGGCCACAATCCTGGCCCACGCGGGCTTTGACTGCGCTAATGAGAGTGTCCTGGAGACCCTAACTGATGTGGCACATGAGTATTGCCTTAAGTTTACCAAGTTGCTGCGTTTTGCTGTGGACCGGGAGGCCCGGCTGGGACAGACTCCTTTTCCTGATGTGATGGAGCAGGTATTCCATGAAGTGGGTATTGGCAGTGTGCTCTCCCTCCAGAAGTTCTGGCAGCACCGCATCAAGGACTATCACAGTTACATGCTACAG ATTAGTAAGCAACTCTCTGAAGAATATGAAAGGATTGTCAATCCTGAGAAGGCCACAGAGGACGCTAAACCTGTGAAGATCAAGGAGGAACCTGTGAGCGACATCACTTTTCCTGTCAGTGAGGAGCTGGAGGCTGACCTTGCTTCTGGAGACCAGTCACTGCCTATGGGAGTGCTTGGGGCTCAGAGTGAACGCTTCCCATCTAACCTGGAGGTTGAAGCTTCACCACAGGCTTCAA GTGCAGAGGTAAATGCTTCTCCTCTTTGGAATCTGGCCCATGTGAAAATGGAGCCTCAAGAGAGTGAAGAAGGCAATGTCTCTGGGCATGGTGTGCTGGGCAGCGATGTCTTCGAGGAGCCCATGTCAGGCATGAGTGAAGCTGGGATTCCTCAGAGCCCTGATGACTCAGATAGCAGCTATGGTTCCCACTCCACTGACAGCCTCATGGGGTCCTCCCCTGTTTTCAACCAGCGCTGCAAGAAGAGGATgaggaaaatataa